The nucleotide window AAAAATCGTAAGGAAGAGTCCAACTGCGGAGAACTTTGTGGCATATAGGATGGTCATAAGAGGGTGAGATTTTGCGGGAACTTGTAGAACTCTATTTTAAAGAGAGAAGCATTGTTAACCACCATATTGCAAGTTTTAACGATTTTCTTTCAACGATCGACAATCCAAACAGCCGAATGCAGAAAATTGTCGACAACCTAAGGGTCTCGGTAGAGGACATCGATAGGGGTGTGATTAGACTCGATCCAGACAAAACTGATGGGAGGATCATTGAGATCAGAGTCGGAAGAAAGAGAGATGAGAAAACAGGGATGATCGATCCACATGCTCGCCCAACCGTGCATGTGAAATTGCCGATTGTGAGGGAAGCAAACGGTGCCTCCCACACACTGACACCGATGGAGGCGAGACTGAGGAACTTGAATTACATTGCGCCAGTATACGTCGATTTCACTGTCATTGAAGACGGCATTGAGAGAGAGCCAGAGCATGTTCACATCGGCGATCTCCCAATCATGGTCAAATCGAAGAAATGTACGCTCTGCAAGGAAAATCTGGAAGATGAGAGGGAGCTCACTGAGGAGGAGTATAAAAACAAACTAATTGAGGCTGGCGAAGACCCGATGGACCCTGGAGGATATTTTATTATTGGGGGCACTGAGAGGGTCTTGATTTCGCTTGAGGATCTCGCTCCAAACCGAGTCATGGTCGAATTCAACGAACGGTACGGTACGAAGATAGAGGTGGCCAAGGTTTTCTCACAGAAAGAGGGCTATCGGGCTCTGACCCTCGTCGAGAAAAAGAAGGATGGGATGCTCATGGTCACAGTGCCGGCCGCCTCTGGGCAGATACCCCTCGTTGTTTTAATGAAAGCGCTCGGCATGGAGAGTGATGAAGAGATCTACGAGGCAATTGTGAGCGTCCCCGAAATGGCAAATATTGTTTATGCTAATATTGAAGAGTGTCAAGATAAGAAATTGTATCCGCCGAACGGTATCTTCACAACCGAAGACGCGATCCTCTACCTCGAGAGGAAGTTCGCGACTGGTCAGGCGAAGGAATACCGTGTGAAGAAGGTGGAGTCGATCATCGACCGTTCTCTCCTCCCTCACCTCGGTGATACACCAGATGACCGACTCAAAAAGGCAATTTTCCTAGGAAGGATCGCGAGGAGCGTGCTTGAATTATCTCTTGGCCTAAGAAAAGAAGACGATAAGGATCATTACGCAAACAAGCGTCTCAAACTTTCTGGTGACCTAATGGAAGATCTTTTCAGGGTCGCTTTTACCAATTTGATGAAGGATCTGAAATACCAGCTCGAAAGAAGTTACGCGAGGAAGAAGGACCTGAGAATCTCGAGCGCCATCAGGCCCGATCTACTGACAAATCGCCTCATACACGCCCTTGCGACGGGTAACTGGGTTGGTGGCAGAGCGGGCGTAAGCCAACTCCTCGACCGGACATCAAATATGAGTACGCTCAGTCATCTGAGAAGGGTGACTTCCTCTCTCACGAGGAGCCAACCTCATTTCGAGGCGAGAGATCTGCATCCGACGCAGTGGGGCAGACTTTGCCCGAATGAAACACCGGAAGGTCAGAATTGCGGGCTTGTCAAGAATGCTGCGCTGATCATCGATGTCTCGGAAGGATTTCCAGAAGAGAATGTTCTGTGGATTCTGAGGGATCTTGGCGTTAAAGAGGTTAAAGGCCAGAAAAAGACTGGTACTCGGGTATATGTGAATGGCGACCTCGTCGGCGTCCACGACCGCGCGAGGGAGCTCGTTGCGGAGATACGATATAGGCGTAGATCGGGCATTATTTCTCACGAGATTAACATAAGATATGATGAAGAAATGGACGAAGTTATCATAAACTGCGACGAAGGCAGGTTGAGAAGGCCCCTCCTCGTTGTCAAAAACGGGAGAACAGTTCTAACTAGGAGGCATCTTGATGAGATTGCCGAAGGCAGACTCGGATGGTCAGATCTCCTGAGAGAGGGGGTCATTGAGTGGTTGGACGCTGAGGAAGAAGAGGACACTTACATCGCAATTGAAGG belongs to Methanomassiliicoccales archaeon and includes:
- a CDS encoding DNA-directed RNA polymerase subunit B'' encodes the protein MRELVELYFKERSIVNHHIASFNDFLSTIDNPNSRMQKIVDNLRVSVEDIDRGVIRLDPDKTDGRIIEIRVGRKRDEKTGMIDPHARPTVHVKLPIVREANGASHTLTPMEARLRNLNYIAPVYVDFTVIEDGIEREPEHVHIGDLPIMVKSKKCTLCKENLEDERELTEEEYKNKLIEAGEDPMDPGGYFIIGGTERVLISLEDLAPNRVMVEFNERYGTKIEVAKVFSQKEGYRALTLVEKKKDGMLMVTVPAASGQIPLVVLMKALGMESDEEIYEAIVSVPEMANIVYANIEECQDKKLYPPNGIFTTEDAILYLERKFATGQAKEYRVKKVESIIDRSLLPHLGDTPDDRLKKAIFLGRIARSVLELSLGLRKEDDKDHYANKRLKLSGDLMEDLFRVAFTNLMKDLKYQLERSYARKKDLRISSAIRPDLLTNRLIHALATGNWVGGRAGVSQLLDRTSNMSTLSHLRRVTSSLTRSQPHFEARDLHPTQWGRLCPNETPEGQNCGLVKNAALIIDVSEGFPEENVLWILRDLGVKEVKGQKKTGTRVYVNGDLVGVHDRARELVAEIRYRRRSGIISHEINIRYDEEMDEVIINCDEGRLRRPLLVVKNGRTVLTRRHLDEIAEGRLGWSDLLREGVIEWLDAEEEEDTYIAIEGYKVPERCSNCGRALSPIDVTWLNPGAEENYALLRCRHCNGEIKTPLTLTREHTHMEIDPILILGVCAGLVPYAEHNSSPRITMGAGMAKQSLGLSTTNYRKRPDTRGHLLHYPQKPIVQTKTMDFVSFNERPAGQNFVVAVLSYHGYNMEDALILNKASIDRGLGRSTFMRTYRAEERRYPGGQEDHFEIPGPDVRGARADLAYSNLGEDGLISPETSVNGGDVLIGKTSPPRFLEEETDFLTPQKRRETSITVRPGESGWVDSVMLTESENGSRLVKVKVRDERIPELGDKFASRHGQKGVVGLIVPQEDMPFTSDGVVPDL